One Hyla sarda isolate aHylSar1 chromosome 11, aHylSar1.hap1, whole genome shotgun sequence genomic window carries:
- the RPS27 gene encoding 40S ribosomal protein S27, with translation MPLAKDLLHPSPEEEKRKHKKKRLVQSPNSYFMDVKCPGCYKITTVFSHAQTVVLCVGCSTVLCQPTGGKARLTEGCSFRRKQH, from the exons ATGCCT CTCGCTAAAGATCTCCTGCACCCGTCTcctgaggaggagaagaggaagcaCAAGAAGAAGCGCTTGGTCCAGAGCCCCAACTCCTACTTCATGGATGTGAAGTGTCCAG GTTGTTATAAGATCACCACGGTGTTCAGTCATGCCCAGACGGTCGTCCTGTGTGTCGGCTGCTCCACGGTCCTCTGCCAGCCCACCGGAGGCAAGGCGCGCCTGACAGAGG GTTGCTCTTTCAGGAGGAAGCAGCATTAA